Genomic segment of Drosophila takahashii strain IR98-3 E-12201 chromosome X, DtakHiC1v2, whole genome shotgun sequence:
TCCCTCTAAGTGGCTtacaaaagagaaaaaaaaaagagtacaTTAACCGCGGGCTGCGATCCCTTACTTCTCGAAGATCAGCTCGCCGGTGAGGAACGGATTGAGGTAGGTCTGGGCCTCGTAGCCGGACACCGAGGCCGTCGTGGTCCTTCGTCGTCCGCCCGCCTGCGTTCCGCCCCGCCGCTCGCCGTGCGCATGGCCGTGGGCGTGGTGCGAGGGACGCTTCTCCTCGCTGGGACTCAGGATCAGCGGAATGGGCATCGAGGTGTAGAGCTGCAGCTGCGGTGGCTGCACAATCGTTCCGGCCGCCGGGTTCAGTGGGGTGTCCATGTAGCCGTGCGGCAAAGTGGGCGCCGTGGCCAGGgcatctcctccagctcctcctcctccgctggTGGTGCTCGGCGTGGAACTGGCCATCGAGTTGGCAATGGACAGCTTCTTTTGGCTGCCAGTCCGAGCCCTGTGGTGCTTGTAGTGACCCCGATGCGTCTTTCGTTTCAGGTGACCCATTCCGTTGACCTCGGCCGGCGGTGAGGTGTCCAGCAGGAGGGGCAAGTGAGCCGGCTCCGGATCCGTGTCACCTCCCGGCTGATCGTGATGATGGCTCACATTGCCCGGGGTGTTCGGGATGCCCGGGGTGTACGGACCCAGGAGCGGCTTCTTCGGCGGCTCGCGGGGATGCGGATGGGGATGCGGATGCGCCTGGATTATGGTGGCCGTGGCGAAGACCTCCTGGAAGCGATTGTTCGcctccagctgctgcagctgcagatgTTGGCGCTGCAGGATCtgctggcgctgctgctgcatgtGGCTGAGGATGCGGTACTGCTC
This window contains:
- the inaF-D gene encoding uncharacterized protein inaF-D; translated protein: MNSKHSSLEEKVKLPPTETISRCYQPQQSNRKVIRILTVAVYVLCVSLAAIMLSLYYIFIWDPTIRPFVTKATHCDKIVIPEKIAIRLLNSSEVTAEQFYKHILEQYRILSHMQQQRQQILQRQHLQLQQLEANNRFQEVFATATIIQAHPHPHPHPREPPKKPLLGPYTPGIPNTPGNVSHHHDQPGGDTDPEPAHLPLLLDTSPPAEVNGMGHLKRKTHRGHYKHHRARTGSQKKLSIANSMASSTPSTTSGGGGAGGDALATAPTLPHGYMDTPLNPAAGTIVQPPQLQLYTSMPIPLILSPSEEKRPSHHAHGHAHGERRGGTQAGGRRRTTTASVSGYEAQTYLNPFLTGELIFEK